A single Flavobacterium sp. 1 DNA region contains:
- the uvrC gene encoding excinuclease ABC subunit UvrC → MTNPTLALQIQTLPDGPGVYQYYDKEGKILYVGKAKNLKKRVSSYFNKIHDTAKTNVLVKKIITIKHIVVPTETDALLLENNLIKTLQPRYNVLLRDDKSYPWLCIKKEPFSRIFATRRMVKDGSEYFGPYTNFKTVHTILDLIKELYPLRTCNYDLSKSNIDSGKFKLCLEYHIGNCKGPCEGFETLEHYQKQVNAIREILKGNFKESMKDFKRLMTSYAQDMKYEEAQKIKEKIEILENYQSRSTIVNPKITNIDVFSIVSDESSAFVNFLQISHGSIIRSHTMEIKKKLEETDEELLELAIIELRERFQLLSKEVIVPFEVDLGEQIKITVPQLGDKKQILDLSIRNAKFYRIEQLKQLQIVDPDRHTNRIMAQMKSDLRLPVEPRHIECFDNSNIQGTNPVAACVVFKDGKASKKDYRHFNVKTVVGPDDFASMEEIVFRRYKRLLDENEPLPNLIIIDGGKGQLSSALKSIDALGLRGKIAIIGIAKRLEELFYPGDSVPLYLDKKSETLKVIQQLRNEAHRFGITFHRDKRSKSALNSSIENIPGIGEKTMLTLIQHFKSVKRLKLAAEKEIADVIGVSKAKKITDFYKTQK, encoded by the coding sequence ATGACCAATCCAACTTTAGCCCTGCAAATACAAACCCTTCCTGATGGTCCCGGCGTATATCAATATTACGATAAGGAAGGGAAGATTTTATATGTGGGCAAAGCCAAGAATCTAAAAAAGAGAGTCTCTTCCTATTTTAATAAAATCCACGATACGGCAAAAACGAATGTGCTGGTTAAGAAAATAATAACCATCAAGCACATTGTTGTTCCGACAGAAACTGATGCTCTTTTATTGGAAAATAATCTGATAAAAACACTGCAGCCCAGATACAATGTGCTGTTGCGTGACGATAAAAGCTATCCTTGGCTGTGTATCAAAAAAGAACCTTTTTCTCGAATTTTTGCCACCCGCAGAATGGTCAAAGACGGGTCTGAATATTTTGGACCTTATACCAATTTCAAGACCGTACACACGATTTTGGATTTGATAAAAGAACTGTATCCGTTACGAACCTGCAATTACGATTTGAGCAAAAGCAATATTGACAGCGGAAAATTCAAACTGTGTTTGGAATATCATATTGGCAATTGCAAAGGGCCTTGTGAAGGATTCGAAACATTGGAACATTACCAAAAACAAGTGAATGCCATTCGTGAAATTTTGAAAGGAAACTTCAAAGAAAGCATGAAAGATTTTAAGCGTCTGATGACCAGTTACGCACAAGATATGAAGTATGAAGAGGCACAAAAAATAAAGGAGAAGATTGAAATTTTAGAAAATTACCAATCACGTTCTACCATTGTAAATCCAAAGATTACCAATATTGATGTCTTCTCTATAGTTTCAGATGAGAGCTCGGCTTTTGTCAATTTTCTGCAAATTTCGCATGGATCGATCATACGATCTCATACGATGGAAATTAAGAAGAAACTGGAGGAAACAGACGAAGAATTACTGGAATTGGCTATAATAGAATTAAGAGAGCGTTTTCAGTTATTGTCCAAGGAAGTGATTGTGCCATTTGAAGTAGATTTAGGCGAACAGATAAAAATTACCGTACCGCAATTAGGAGACAAAAAACAAATATTGGATTTGTCGATCCGCAATGCTAAGTTTTACAGAATTGAGCAGCTGAAACAATTGCAGATAGTGGATCCCGACCGTCATACCAATAGGATAATGGCTCAGATGAAGAGTGATTTACGCTTGCCGGTAGAACCCAGACATATAGAATGTTTTGATAATTCGAACATCCAAGGAACAAATCCCGTAGCCGCCTGCGTGGTTTTCAAGGACGGAAAAGCCAGTAAAAAAGACTACCGTCATTTTAATGTCAAAACTGTAGTGGGACCAGACGATTTTGCTTCGATGGAAGAAATTGTCTTTCGCCGTTACAAAAGATTATTGGACGAAAACGAACCTTTGCCTAATTTAATAATTATTGACGGAGGGAAAGGACAGTTATCATCAGCTTTAAAAAGTATAGATGCTTTAGGGCTGCGCGGTAAAATTGCGATTATAGGAATAGCCAAAAGACTCGAAGAGTTATTTTATCCAGGAGATTCTGTTCCTTTGTATTTGGATAAAAAGTCGGAAACTCTAAAAGTTATTCAGCAATTACGGAATGAAGCGCACCGTTTTGGAATTACGTTTCACCGGGACAAAAGAAGCAAATCGGCACTGAATTCTTCTATAGAAAACATTCCCGGAATTGGCGAAAAAACAATGCTCACATTAATTCAGCATTTTAAAAGTGTTAAAAGATTAAAGTTAGCTGCAGAAAAAGAAATTGCTGACGTTATTGGAGTATCAAAAGCGAAAAAAATTACCGACTTTTACAAAACGCAAAAATGA
- a CDS encoding patatin-like phospholipase family protein: protein MNSFSQDAPQKAKIGLVLSGGGAKGFAHIGVLNVLEDAGIKIDCIGGTSMGAVIGGLYAMGYNAKQIDSIIDTTNFSNVISDFIPRSSKNFYEKRNDELYALILPFNKFSIGTPEALSKGMYNFNLLSRLTFPVRHVRDFNELPIPFLCIGTNIAAGEQVVFNKGILAQAITGSSSLPSIFAPIIIDNNLIIDGGVINNYPIDEVRKMGADIIIGVDVQSGLLNKDELRSASRVFFQITNLQMIERMKKNANLTEIYIKPDVKNYGVVSFERAAEIIKKGEDATFSVYEKIDLLVDKANPYHKPKLKVQTDSLSIVDIKTNELKNYSRDYIIGKLNFKPKSKISFKDLETGINNLNATQNFSNVSYYFDKNGEYDDLVLTLTESPVKTNLKFALHYDGLYKSAVLANITNKKTFFKNDFLSADLALGDNVRYYFDYYIDNGFQLSYGFKSQLNQFNKNVPVSVITYNINGVNSINIDYLNLTNQVYIQSLFAQKFLIGVGAEFEYLDISSETLELNSNITKSSYGSVFGYIKYDSYDNKYFPKKGWYFSGNPQFYMFSSESDANFKPFFIVKGEAGIAKTVFKNATIKFQIEAGTSVGDKSMPYFDFILGGYGYYNTNNFKYFYGYDFLSISGNSYLESTFTFDYEVFKKNHINFSANYANLGDKLYNSLDWVSLPKYSGYALGYGLETVIGPVEVKYSWSPEISNSYIWFSVGFIF, encoded by the coding sequence TTGAATTCATTTTCACAAGATGCACCCCAAAAGGCTAAAATAGGCTTGGTGCTAAGTGGAGGCGGAGCCAAAGGATTTGCACATATTGGGGTTTTAAATGTACTGGAAGATGCTGGAATAAAAATAGACTGCATCGGCGGAACCAGTATGGGGGCAGTCATAGGAGGGCTTTATGCTATGGGATACAATGCTAAACAAATTGATTCTATTATTGATACAACCAATTTTAGTAACGTTATTAGTGATTTTATCCCCCGGTCTTCCAAAAATTTTTATGAAAAGCGAAATGATGAATTGTACGCTTTAATACTTCCATTCAATAAATTTAGTATTGGTACCCCCGAGGCATTGTCTAAAGGAATGTATAATTTCAATTTATTGAGCCGTTTGACATTCCCTGTTCGGCATGTTCGTGATTTTAACGAATTGCCTATCCCTTTTTTGTGTATAGGAACTAATATTGCGGCTGGAGAGCAAGTGGTTTTTAATAAAGGAATATTGGCGCAGGCCATAACTGGAAGTTCGTCTTTGCCTTCCATCTTTGCACCGATAATTATTGATAATAACCTCATTATCGATGGCGGAGTGATTAATAATTACCCTATAGACGAAGTTCGAAAAATGGGAGCCGACATAATAATTGGGGTCGATGTACAGTCTGGTCTGCTTAATAAAGACGAGTTAAGAAGTGCTTCGAGGGTTTTCTTTCAAATTACTAATCTGCAGATGATTGAAAGAATGAAAAAAAATGCAAATCTGACAGAAATTTACATAAAGCCCGATGTGAAAAATTACGGGGTAGTATCTTTTGAAAGAGCTGCCGAAATTATCAAAAAGGGAGAAGATGCCACTTTTTCCGTATATGAAAAAATAGATCTTTTAGTCGATAAAGCAAATCCGTATCATAAACCCAAACTTAAGGTTCAAACCGATAGCTTAAGCATTGTAGACATTAAAACAAATGAGCTCAAAAATTATTCGAGGGATTATATTATTGGTAAATTAAATTTTAAGCCGAAGTCTAAAATAAGTTTCAAAGATTTGGAAACAGGAATAAATAACCTTAATGCCACACAAAATTTTAGTAATGTGAGTTATTATTTTGATAAAAACGGAGAATATGATGATTTGGTTCTTACCCTAACAGAAAGTCCGGTAAAAACAAATTTAAAATTTGCTCTGCATTATGACGGATTGTATAAAAGTGCTGTTTTGGCCAATATTACCAATAAAAAAACGTTTTTTAAAAATGATTTTTTATCTGCTGATTTGGCACTGGGAGATAATGTAAGATATTATTTTGACTACTATATTGATAACGGATTTCAATTGAGTTATGGTTTCAAATCACAGCTGAACCAATTCAATAAGAATGTTCCTGTTAGTGTAATAACGTATAATATTAATGGAGTAAATTCTATAAATATCGATTATTTAAATTTGACAAATCAAGTTTACATTCAATCTTTATTTGCACAAAAATTTCTTATTGGTGTGGGAGCTGAGTTTGAATATCTGGACATTTCCTCAGAGACGCTTGAGTTAAATTCAAATATTACAAAGAGTAGTTATGGCAGTGTTTTCGGATACATTAAATATGACTCCTATGATAATAAATACTTTCCAAAAAAAGGGTGGTATTTCTCAGGGAATCCTCAGTTTTATATGTTTTCTTCAGAGAGTGATGCTAATTTCAAACCTTTTTTTATTGTAAAAGGGGAGGCCGGAATTGCCAAAACAGTTTTTAAAAATGCAACTATCAAATTTCAGATTGAGGCAGGAACATCTGTTGGTGATAAAAGTATGCCTTATTTTGATTTTATTTTGGGTGGATATGGATATTATAACACCAACAATTTCAAGTATTTTTATGGGTATGATTTCTTAAGCATTTCGGGAAACAGTTATTTGGAATCAACGTTCACATTCGACTATGAAGTTTTTAAAAAGAATCATATTAATTTTTCTGCCAATTATGCTAATCTAGGCGATAAACTCTACAATTCGTTAGATTGGGTTTCATTGCCTAAATATTCTGGTTATGCTTTGGGTTATGGATTAGAAACCGTAATTGGTCCCGTCGAAGTAAAATATTCCTGGTCGCCAGAAATCTCCAATTCTTATATTTGGTTTTCTGTTGGATTTATTTTTTAA
- a CDS encoding homogentisate 1,2-dioxygenase translates to MPIYHKLGSIPPKRHTQFENPKGGLYYEQLFGTEGFHGNSSLSYHIHRPTQVKEILKSYSVEPKIAIGKNIKSLLLKGFELKPEDDFLDSRKAMLVNNDCIIGLAAPRKSLTAYFYKNADADEMIFIHKGKGKLRTMLGNIPFEYGDYLIIPRGIIYQIEFDSEENRLFYVESHSPFYTPKRYKNQSGQHLEHSPFCERDFILPNELESHDEKGDFVIKIKKEGVMHEVVYATHPFDVVGWDGYNFPYGFSIHNFEPITGRVHQPPPVHQTFETGTFVVCSFVPRLYDYHPKSIPAPYNHSNIDSDEVLYYVDGDFMSRNNIEQGYITLHPKGIPHGPAPGAMERSIGHKETKELAVMVDTFHPLMVTEAAMGIDDGLYYKSWVE, encoded by the coding sequence ATGCCAATATATCATAAACTAGGAAGTATTCCTCCCAAAAGACATACCCAGTTTGAAAATCCAAAAGGAGGTTTATATTATGAACAACTCTTTGGTACAGAGGGTTTTCATGGAAATTCCTCATTATCTTATCACATTCATCGACCGACTCAGGTCAAAGAAATCTTAAAATCATATTCAGTCGAACCCAAAATTGCGATCGGGAAAAACATAAAATCCTTATTGCTGAAAGGTTTCGAACTGAAACCCGAAGATGATTTTTTAGACAGCCGTAAAGCCATGCTGGTCAATAATGACTGCATCATAGGATTGGCAGCACCCAGAAAATCTTTGACTGCCTATTTCTATAAAAATGCCGATGCCGACGAAATGATTTTCATTCACAAAGGCAAAGGAAAACTCCGCACCATGCTTGGGAATATTCCTTTCGAGTATGGCGATTATCTGATCATCCCGCGGGGCATCATTTACCAAATCGAATTTGACTCAGAAGAGAATCGTTTGTTTTATGTAGAATCCCATTCTCCATTTTATACGCCCAAACGTTATAAAAACCAATCTGGACAACATTTGGAACATTCGCCGTTTTGTGAACGTGACTTCATATTGCCAAATGAATTGGAATCTCATGATGAAAAAGGAGATTTTGTCATTAAAATCAAGAAAGAAGGAGTGATGCATGAAGTAGTGTATGCAACGCATCCTTTTGATGTGGTGGGCTGGGACGGTTACAACTTTCCGTACGGTTTCAGCATTCACAATTTTGAACCTATAACTGGGCGTGTGCATCAGCCGCCGCCAGTACATCAAACATTTGAAACAGGAACTTTTGTGGTTTGTTCGTTTGTGCCAAGACTGTATGATTATCATCCAAAATCCATTCCGGCGCCATATAATCATAGCAATATTGACAGCGATGAGGTACTGTATTATGTAGACGGTGATTTCATGAGCCGCAACAATATCGAGCAGGGATATATTACACTTCACCCAAAAGGAATTCCGCACGGACCAGCTCCAGGAGCAATGGAACGAAGCATTGGTCACAAGGAAACTAAGGAATTGGCCGTAATGGTTGATACCTTTCACCCCCTTATGGTGACCGAAGCGGCTATGGGAATAGATGACGGACTGTACTATAAATCTTGGGTAGAGTAA
- the hppD gene encoding 4-hydroxyphenylpyruvate dioxygenase, whose protein sequence is MAKEIKSVEYGLEKIFEGAQDFLPLLGTDYVEFYVGNAKQSAHYYKTAFGYQSLAYAGLETGVKDRTSYVLKQDKIRIVLTTPLTQDSPLHDHLKKHGDGVKVAALWVEDARSAYEETMKRGARSFMEPTVEQDEFGEVIRSGIYTYGETVHIFVERKNYNGVFLPGYREWKSDYNPEPTGLKYIDHMVGNVGWNEMNTWVKFYEDVMGFVNFLSFDDKQINTEYSALMSKVMSNGNGRIKFPINEPAEGKKKSQIEEYLDFYGGPGIQHIAIATDDIIKTVSELKSRGVEFLSSPPHTYYEAIPERLGVHMDMMKEDLNEIEKLAIMVDADEDGYLLQIFTKPVQDRPTLFFEIIQRMGAKGFGAGNFKALFESIEREQELRGTL, encoded by the coding sequence ATGGCAAAAGAAATAAAATCAGTAGAATACGGATTAGAAAAAATATTCGAAGGAGCGCAGGATTTCCTTCCGCTTCTGGGAACCGATTATGTTGAATTCTATGTAGGGAACGCAAAACAATCGGCACATTATTATAAAACCGCTTTTGGTTATCAGTCATTGGCCTATGCCGGACTGGAAACAGGAGTAAAAGACAGAACTTCTTATGTATTAAAACAAGACAAAATCCGAATTGTTTTAACCACTCCATTAACGCAAGATTCTCCTCTTCACGATCATTTGAAAAAACACGGAGACGGAGTAAAAGTAGCCGCACTTTGGGTAGAAGATGCCAGAAGCGCATACGAAGAAACCATGAAACGTGGTGCGCGTTCTTTTATGGAACCAACGGTGGAGCAGGATGAATTTGGTGAAGTGATTCGTTCCGGAATCTATACGTATGGAGAAACGGTTCATATTTTTGTAGAAAGAAAGAATTACAACGGTGTTTTCTTGCCAGGATACAGAGAATGGAAATCCGATTACAATCCAGAACCAACAGGTCTTAAATATATAGATCACATGGTAGGGAATGTGGGTTGGAACGAAATGAACACTTGGGTGAAATTCTACGAAGATGTTATGGGATTTGTAAATTTTCTTTCTTTTGATGACAAACAAATCAATACCGAATATTCGGCTTTGATGAGTAAAGTGATGTCAAACGGAAACGGAAGAATTAAATTCCCAATCAACGAACCAGCCGAAGGAAAGAAAAAATCACAAATCGAAGAATACTTGGATTTCTATGGAGGACCAGGGATTCAGCACATCGCCATCGCTACAGACGATATTATAAAAACAGTTTCGGAGTTAAAATCAAGAGGTGTGGAGTTCTTATCGTCGCCACCGCATACCTATTATGAGGCGATTCCTGAAAGATTGGGAGTACACATGGATATGATGAAAGAAGATTTGAATGAAATAGAAAAACTGGCCATTATGGTAGATGCCGATGAAGACGGTTATTTATTGCAGATTTTTACCAAACCAGTTCAGGATCGTCCCACTTTATTTTTTGAAATTATTCAAAGAATGGGAGCCAAAGGTTTTGGTGCGGGGAACTTTAAAGCCCTGTTCGAGTCAATAGAGCGCGAACAAGAATTGCGAGGAACTTTGTAA
- a CDS encoding DUF3108 domain-containing protein has protein sequence MKKIIIFLLVVITLGFDTQKEEAFAGGEFLRFRLHYGLLNAGYATIEVKDETLNNLPVYHVIGKGYSTGMTKFFFNVEDIYESYIDKDNRNPYRFVRKINEGGYTKNQEGFFNQRTNRILVKDYKHKTEKAFDFPKNAQDILSSFFYLRNYPSINKIKEGESVIIDMFFDGEITKFKLKFIGREDIKTKFGVVSTMIFRPLVQSGRIFKEEESLTLWISDDYNKIPVRIKATLLVGSVKADLEDYKGLNNPFKLKAK, from the coding sequence ATGAAAAAAATTATAATTTTCTTGTTAGTGGTTATCACTTTAGGTTTCGATACGCAAAAAGAAGAAGCTTTTGCAGGAGGAGAATTTCTAAGGTTTAGATTGCATTATGGGTTATTGAATGCGGGTTATGCAACCATCGAAGTTAAAGACGAAACATTAAACAATCTGCCTGTTTATCACGTTATTGGTAAAGGGTATTCTACGGGCATGACCAAATTCTTTTTTAATGTTGAAGACATTTATGAAAGCTATATAGACAAGGACAACAGAAATCCATACCGTTTTGTTCGAAAAATTAATGAAGGAGGCTATACCAAAAATCAAGAGGGGTTTTTTAATCAGCGAACCAACAGGATATTGGTGAAAGATTATAAGCATAAAACAGAAAAAGCCTTCGACTTCCCTAAAAATGCACAGGATATTCTTTCCTCATTTTTTTATCTGCGCAATTATCCAAGTATCAATAAAATTAAAGAAGGTGAATCTGTTATTATTGATATGTTTTTTGACGGTGAGATTACAAAATTTAAGTTAAAATTCATAGGTAGAGAAGATATTAAAACTAAATTTGGAGTCGTTTCAACCATGATTTTTAGACCTTTGGTGCAGTCTGGCCGTATATTTAAAGAAGAGGAAAGTTTAACATTATGGATTTCAGACGACTACAATAAGATACCTGTTCGAATAAAAGCAACACTATTGGTAGGGTCTGTCAAAGCGGATTTGGAAGATTACAAAGGGTTAAATAATCCGTTTAAATTAAAAGCAAAATGA
- a CDS encoding tryptophan 2,3-dioxygenase family protein yields MTINDTTASILDEIDQKFQKINQKTETHLEGLLWSKPITYWDYIQTDALLNLQIQRTTLPDEMVFIMYHQVNELLFKMILWEMHQISYAEKLTTVFFAERLMRISRYFDMLTTSFDIMGDGMEVEQYMKFRNTLTPASGFQSAQYRMIEIASTDLINLIDYRFRGIIDRNTPYEHALDHMYWQAAGKDHQTGEKSYLLLEFERKYKASFIAQMKEYNTINLWQKFKQLPDADRENTELVKAMRHYDHTVNVTWVMGHLNAARKYIDNGKGDGEATGGSDWKKYMHPRYQRRIFFPELWSEEELANWGVEN; encoded by the coding sequence ATGACAATAAATGATACCACAGCATCAATTTTAGATGAAATTGATCAAAAATTCCAAAAGATTAATCAAAAAACAGAAACCCATCTTGAAGGATTGCTTTGGTCGAAACCAATAACATATTGGGATTACATTCAAACAGATGCGTTGTTGAATCTGCAGATTCAGAGAACAACATTGCCGGATGAAATGGTTTTTATCATGTATCATCAAGTCAATGAACTGCTTTTTAAAATGATACTTTGGGAAATGCATCAGATTTCATACGCTGAAAAACTGACAACTGTTTTTTTTGCTGAAAGGTTAATGAGAATTAGCCGTTATTTTGATATGCTTACTACTTCTTTTGATATTATGGGCGACGGTATGGAAGTTGAGCAATACATGAAGTTTAGAAATACGCTGACCCCTGCGAGCGGTTTTCAAAGCGCACAATACAGGATGATAGAGATTGCCTCGACTGATTTAATTAACCTTATCGATTACCGTTTTCGTGGAATTATTGACAGAAATACACCTTATGAACACGCCTTGGATCACATGTATTGGCAAGCTGCAGGAAAGGATCATCAAACAGGAGAGAAATCCTATTTGCTATTGGAATTTGAGCGAAAATATAAAGCGTCATTTATAGCGCAAATGAAAGAATACAACACGATAAACCTTTGGCAGAAATTCAAGCAATTGCCAGATGCTGACCGTGAAAACACCGAATTAGTTAAGGCGATGCGCCATTATGATCATACAGTAAATGTTACTTGGGTTATGGGACATTTGAATGCTGCCAGAAAATATATTGATAACGGTAAAGGAGACGGTGAGGCTACTGGCGGAAGTGATTGGAAAAAATATATGCATCCCAGATACCAAAGAAGGATTTTCTTTCCAGAGTTGTGGAGTGAGGAAGAATTGGCTAATTGGGGTGTAGAAAACTAA
- a CDS encoding peptidoglycan DD-metalloendopeptidase family protein: MKKIIVIIAVLFSLISCNKDKEVVENQVIPKSKKSDFGFKFSDFNVVQDSVKSGDTFGSILQNQNIGDKKVFDIVAQVKDTFDVRTIRINKPYTLLRSKNKTNTLNVFIYQPDALHYYVIDLRDSIAKASKKTKPLTLKRRTIGGVLKGSLSETLENAKVEGALASRISKIFAWSIDFFKVKKGDRFGLTFTERYINDSIYDGVDSLQAAFFEYKGKIIYAFPFEQNQGSGNMDYYDEDGKTLKNFFLKTPIKFSHITSHFSSNRFHPVQQIWKAHKGTDYAAPYGTPISTTAAGIVEQTGYTAGNGNFVKVKHNKVYSTQYLHMSRILVRRGQHVTQGQTIGLVGSTGLATGPHVCYRFWKNGVQVDALRLKLPSGEPMNPKNKQRFLKKIEPLKFELDSVSNL, from the coding sequence TTGAAAAAAATAATTGTAATTATAGCAGTGCTTTTTTCCTTAATTTCTTGTAATAAGGATAAGGAAGTCGTAGAAAATCAAGTGATTCCAAAATCTAAAAAAAGTGATTTTGGATTTAAGTTTTCTGATTTTAATGTTGTTCAGGATTCTGTAAAATCTGGAGATACTTTTGGAAGTATTCTGCAAAATCAAAATATTGGGGATAAAAAAGTATTCGATATTGTAGCTCAGGTAAAAGATACTTTTGATGTTCGGACGATTAGAATAAATAAACCGTATACATTGCTTCGATCCAAGAATAAAACGAACACATTAAATGTTTTTATTTACCAGCCGGATGCATTGCATTATTATGTAATTGATTTGAGAGATTCAATTGCAAAAGCTTCTAAAAAAACAAAACCCTTAACATTAAAACGCAGAACAATTGGAGGTGTATTAAAAGGATCATTATCTGAAACTTTAGAGAATGCCAAAGTGGAAGGAGCATTGGCTAGTAGGATATCTAAGATTTTTGCATGGTCTATTGATTTCTTTAAGGTTAAAAAAGGAGACCGTTTTGGTTTGACTTTTACAGAGCGCTACATCAATGATTCTATTTATGATGGTGTTGACAGTCTGCAGGCGGCTTTTTTTGAATATAAAGGCAAAATCATTTATGCTTTTCCATTTGAGCAAAATCAAGGCTCAGGCAATATGGATTATTATGATGAAGATGGGAAAACGCTGAAGAATTTCTTTCTTAAAACGCCAATCAAGTTTAGCCACATTACCTCTCATTTTAGTTCTAATCGTTTTCATCCTGTGCAGCAGATCTGGAAAGCGCATAAAGGGACGGATTATGCCGCGCCTTATGGAACGCCAATCTCTACAACTGCAGCTGGAATTGTTGAGCAAACAGGCTATACGGCCGGTAATGGAAACTTTGTAAAAGTAAAACATAACAAAGTCTATTCGACTCAGTATTTACACATGTCCCGAATATTAGTAAGACGCGGACAGCATGTGACTCAAGGACAGACTATTGGTCTGGTAGGAAGTACAGGATTGGCAACTGGACCGCACGTATGTTATCGTTTTTGGAAGAACGGAGTTCAAGTTGATGCTTTGAGATTGAAACTGCCTAGTGGGGAACCGATGAACCCAAAAAATAAACAAAGATTTTTAAAGAAAATTGAACCTTTAAAATTTGAGCTGGACAGCGTTTCTAATTTGTAA
- the pgi gene encoding glucose-6-phosphate isomerase, protein MALNTINPTETSAWKKLQAHYTGIQNASMAAMFKADTSRTEKFHLKWNDFLVDYSKNRISQETIDLLLELANETGLKNAIADYFGGAIINQTENRAVLHTALRAKESAVINVDGVNVMPEVYEVKNKVKSFTEEVTSGKRTGYTGKPFTDIVNIGIGGSDLGPVMAVEALQYYKNHLNVHFASNVDGDHVNEIIKKLNPETTLFVIVSKTFTTQETLTNSETIKAWFLKSAKQEDVAKHFVAVSTNIQKVTEFGINPENVFPMWDWVGGRFSLWSAVGLSISLAVGFENFNDLLAGANEMDEHFKTADFDKNIPVTLALLSVWYNNFFGAESEALIPYTQYLQKLAPYLQQGTMESNGKSVGRDGKPVNYETGTIIWGEPGTNAQHAFFQLIHQGTKLIPSDFIGFVKPLYGDEDHHDKLMSNFFAQTEALMNGKSQEQVQAEFDKQGLSAEKASVLLPFKVFSGNKPTNTILIQKLTPKSLGSLIAMYEHKIFVQGIIWNIFSFDQWGVELGKQLANSILAEINSKEVKNHDSSTQFLLNHFLENK, encoded by the coding sequence ATGGCTTTAAATACAATAAACCCAACCGAAACTTCTGCTTGGAAAAAACTGCAGGCACACTATACTGGAATACAAAATGCTTCAATGGCAGCTATGTTTAAAGCTGACACATCGAGAACAGAAAAGTTTCATTTGAAATGGAATGATTTTCTGGTTGATTACTCTAAAAACAGAATTAGCCAAGAGACAATTGATTTGTTGCTTGAACTGGCAAATGAAACAGGTTTAAAAAATGCTATTGCTGATTATTTTGGAGGAGCAATTATCAACCAAACTGAGAATAGAGCTGTTCTGCATACTGCTTTGAGAGCCAAAGAATCGGCAGTAATCAATGTAGACGGCGTGAATGTAATGCCGGAAGTATATGAAGTAAAGAACAAAGTAAAATCATTTACAGAAGAAGTAACTTCAGGAAAAAGAACAGGATATACGGGAAAACCATTTACTGACATTGTAAATATAGGTATTGGTGGTTCAGATTTAGGTCCTGTTATGGCTGTTGAAGCATTACAATATTATAAGAATCATTTAAATGTACATTTTGCATCGAATGTTGATGGAGATCATGTAAATGAAATCATCAAAAAGCTAAATCCGGAAACTACCTTATTTGTAATTGTTTCTAAAACATTTACAACTCAAGAAACTTTAACTAATTCTGAAACCATTAAAGCTTGGTTTTTAAAATCGGCCAAACAAGAAGATGTTGCGAAACATTTTGTGGCGGTTTCAACGAATATTCAAAAAGTAACTGAGTTTGGAATCAATCCAGAAAACGTATTTCCAATGTGGGACTGGGTTGGAGGACGTTTTTCTCTATGGAGTGCTGTAGGTCTTTCTATAAGTTTAGCGGTTGGTTTTGAAAATTTTAATGATTTGTTGGCTGGTGCTAATGAAATGGATGAACATTTTAAAACAGCCGATTTTGACAAAAATATTCCGGTAACATTAGCATTGTTAAGCGTTTGGTACAATAATTTCTTTGGTGCAGAAAGTGAAGCTTTAATTCCGTATACTCAATATTTGCAAAAATTAGCTCCTTATTTACAGCAGGGAACAATGGAAAGTAATGGTAAAAGTGTTGGCCGTGACGGAAAACCGGTTAATTATGAAACGGGAACTATCATTTGGGGAGAACCGGGGACAAATGCACAGCACGCCTTTTTTCAGTTAATTCACCAAGGGACTAAATTGATTCCTTCTGATTTCATAGGATTCGTAAAACCGTTATATGGAGATGAAGATCATCATGATAAACTGATGTCAAACTTTTTTGCTCAGACAGAAGCTTTGATGAATGGAAAATCTCAAGAGCAGGTTCAGGCAGAATTTGATAAGCAAGGATTAAGCGCTGAGAAAGCAAGTGTTCTTTTGCCTTTTAAAGTGTTTTCTGGAAATAAGCCTACTAATACAATTTTGATTCAGAAATTGACGCCAAAATCTTTAGGTTCATTGATTGCTATGTATGAGCATAAAATTTTCGTGCAGGGTATAATTTGGAATATTTTTAGTTTTGACCAATGGGGAGTTGAACTAGGAAAGCAATTAGCCAATTCAATATTAGCCGAAATTAATTCTAAAGAAGTTAAAAATCACGATAGTTCAACACAATTTTTATTGAATCATTTTTTAGAAAACAAATAG